The sequence TTATTCCACTGGCCACTCCGAATCCCCGGTGTCCATCTTATTCTGCTGCATGTTCGATTtctgccatcaaatataaccaacactataaaaaaaatacacgagaGGGCCGTGTGTTCTACACATGAATTTGCGCATGTTGTCAATACAAATCAATATCACGTGTAAAACACATGACATGGCTCATtcaaaactgagcattttttttataaacaaacCACACGGTATTAACGTGTAAAGCAAATCGAATTTGGTTGCTCGACTTGTCATAGTCGCTTGTTTAATATAtgatattgtggatttacttgaccaatggattcgaaggtcggttcacttgcctatttcaaacgttcccttttccagcaaggtttgccaaactcaagaaatgtttggtagattaccttgttttttgctccttgtctatcaaaacagatgtcaaaacatcggaaaaagaaagggaagtccgagggaaacagcaaaaagcacgtggcagacttgccagttttgacagattttactatgaagatgggtgtgaaggtgaaaacggcgatttcaacgaccgttcaaggagcgactatttcgaacggtcgggtccaatagggaaatccacgtacaatatcTAAGAATAATTGtgttgattttcatttgaattgtGAGTGAATTTCGTGTTTTCTTTCTCATTTTAATAGTGATAATGATTGCATATCCGTCCGGATTCCGATTTCCGTCATCGGATCGAAATCCATTTCAAGAAACATAGTTTTCCTATAACTTCGACGAATCAACGGTGGAAGTATAGAAAAACGTCTCGTTGGTTTTCGAACCACTGACGGAAATTGATATCCGGacagatagaaaaaaaatcaagttggtaAAAATGTAATATCCACAGTGGGTGGTtgcttttattattttaagagAAGTTGAACCACACCAACTAATACTATTTTACTAGCTGAGGCCGGCGATTTTGTCTTCGAACTGGTAAGTGCTTTTATTTTCCGAAATCTGCAACCGGTAAATAAGGTTTTTATTATCCACACAGATCATAAAAAATTGAAGTTACCTACATCTAAAAGAGCTGCTGCTGGAGAACATGATCGGTTCGGTGGTAATTCCTGCTAGCAAGAAGCCGCCACGAAGTACATACGTCGCAAAGGATAGTCGGATGAGGCCGGTATTGACGATGCGTCTTCGCCGTTTTGAGTATAATGCCATCTTATTTGATCCTGCTGCTGCTAAAGCAGGAAGTGAACATGCAATCAATTAGAAAAAGTACCAAATTAGTATGCTCTGATGCGATTCAACATAAACGAGGAGCCATAGCAGGTCAGCCAGATTTTCCAGagcaagaaaatttattttaaaatattaatatatatatatatgtattaAATTAATGGATGTCAACCGTATAACGACAGTCGCATTCCGGATGGATTAAATTAAACGaaaacaaattattaaaaagaagtgaaaaatcTACGTTTCCTGTCGTTTAATTACAGTTCCGAAAAATATGGataattttttttgagaattccttcgtagATTTATAAacgtttataaatatttttttcaattagttAAATCAAACATTATACTATACTTGTTTTTACTTAAGATAGCAGGTGAACTTcacttttttcatttatttggcaGGGTTGCATGTTCCACACATCTTCTGCCCTCCCGGTCACTCAACAATAAAATGTCCcttctttttttattcataaattAATAAGTGCAAATTAATATAAAAGCAGTTCACTATTTAccgataattgaaattgaaaaatgttgCGGGCTTTCGAAACATGCATGAACATGTCcgtttttattgaaataatgACACATGGAGGATCGTCTGAATCGTCTGAATGCATACTCAAATTCGTTTGAAGTAATTCATAACATGTTTTAGATAAACATATGACATCGTGGTGTATCAATTATACAATTTGCTATAAACATAGTCATTTGAACTGAGTTTGTGAAGAACATCTCAGTGATGTGAAATACATCAGACTTGATGGTGTAATTTGGAATGAAATATCAACATTCTGAAACACACGAGTCGAACGTGTATTTGTTATGGTTTTTCATGGATGGGCATATCATATGGTAGTGTATCAATAATGAATTTGGACGTATACAATGACATTTGAACTGAGGATGTCAAGAACATCGTAGTGATGTGGATTGCACTAGAATTGATGGTGTAAGCTTATTGAAAATATCCATATTCCGAAAAACATGAATCgaacgtgtatttttttatcagtGAAACGCAAACTGCCAGCAAATGATGTCAGTTTTCACTATAGATAGTGCACGCTAATCTGAAACAACCCAGTGGCCGGGTCGATTTTACCCGGATTTTTTCGATATTAGCGGTTGTCAAAATCTGGGTATGTCAACAAAATGGATCTGAGTCAGACAAACCCGTAATCTGGGTAAATGGGGACTTAAATATTTCTGATACAGCAACATGACGCCGACTTTGCATTCCGgagaaaatgttgaaatttttcgTTGTATGCAGCAAAAATAAGGTAAGAATGGTTAAATTTATCAAGGCGGAGCATTGTCGGCACAGCCGGCAAATGATATACGTTGGGGGAAACtgaattttttaacattttttatacAATAACAATATTCTGAAGCGAAAAGAGCTGGGTACTGGATACCCAGATTTTTTCGCTTGCACTGTTACCCAGATTTGAGTTTAGGTACCCGAACCCAAATTAGAGTAACCACGGTTTTGCTGAATTtgggtcactttgacataattttggGTAGCTCCAGGTTAGCgtgtggaatatatagatgagcgaagataaatcctctgtctccaaacgaactgtcaaacgtgtctccaaacgaacatgacgtcactatttcaatggaaacgttaagggctgtgacgtcatatgcgcgtgtgcacgggcaaaaaaatcgactcagccatgctttcgctcatctatagattctactatagatagtagaatctatagatagtggaatatatagatgagcgaagataaatcctctgtctccaaacgaactgtcaaacgtgtctccaaacgaacatgacgtcactatttcaatggaaacgttaagggctgtgacgtcatatgcgcgtgtgcacgggcaaaaaaatcgactcagccatgctttcgctcatctatagattctactatctatagtagaatctatagatgagcgaaaagCATGGCGGAGTcgattttttgcccgtgcacacgcgcatatgacgtcacagcccttaacgtttccattgaaatagtgacgtcatgttcgtttggagacacgtttgacagttcgtttggagacagaggatttatcttcgctcatctatatattccactatctatagattctactatctatagttttcACGAAGTGTAACTTGTACTgaacaaaaatagaaaaaaaaaacaagcaaacGTCAAAAGAATCAACAGCGAACAGCAACAGAGCAAAATCGTTTTTGTGCTTTTGCCAAAAGTAGGATTGCAATTTGTATTCGTAACAAAATAATTTGCATTATCCTGAAAATTGTCCGGAAAAGACCTCCGTTACTAACATGAGTCAACCGCGTGCAAACGAGGAAAAAATGGATATTGATGCTGATGAGCAACAGCCGGTTGCTGGTGGCAGCTCAAGTGCTAGTGCTACCACCAAAGTTGCTTCTCCTGTCGCTTCTAGCGCCGGTTCGAGTACAGTTGCCGCGGTCACCGGCCCGGCGCAAACGAAACAACCCCCTTTGGGTGACTCACGGAATGTTATGGCCAGTAGCGCTACGGTTCCCTCGGTTACCTGTTCGTTGCACCCGCTGGTGATTATGAACATTTCGGACCACTGGACCCGGATCCGCGCCCAGAATGGATTCAAATCACAGGTATACGGCGCCCTGATCGGGAAGCAGAAGGGACGGAACATTGAGGTCATGAACTCGTTCGAGCTGAAGTTCGACCTGGTCGACGACGAGGTGCACATCCTGATGGACTACTACAACACCAAGGAGGAACAATGTAAGTAGTTAATATACCGGAAGTATAATACATTGGATATGGACTATATTCTctctttttattattaaaataaaactgaTCTAAAATTTCCAGTTTCTAACTAAACATTCTGAAGAAGTTTATGCATTCTAAGTATggttcaaacatttttatttcacagaTAAACAAGTTTTCAGCGATCTGGATTTCTTGGGATGGTACACGACCGGATCGGTGCCCTCTGAGAAGCACATCAATATTCACAAGCAAATTTGTCAGATCAACGAATGTCCGATTATGGTACTTTTGGATCCGACCAGTCGGAACATGAATCAATTGCCTATTTCGCTGTACGAATCGGTAATCGATATCGTACAGGGCGATGCTGTGATGCTCTTCGTTCCCTTAACGTACACCCTGGCCACAGAGGAAGCCGAACGCATTGGGGTAGACCACGTAGCCCGTATGTCCACAAACGATTCCGACGAAAACTCGACTGTTGCGGAACACCTGCTGGCGCAGCATAGCGCTATTAAGATGCTCCATTCTCGGATCAAGATTGTACTGGCGTATATTAAGGCCGTTGAAGGCGGGCAGCTGGAACCGAATCAGGAAATTTTACGCGGTGCTTATTCTCTCAGTCGTCGACTGCCGGTGATTCAAAATCCGGCTTTCAAGGAGGAATTTTATACGGTAATTTGGATACTTTCGGATAAATGATTTACTTACctcattgatttttttcgtaGCAATCGAATGACGTCGGATTGATTACCTATCTCGGAGCTCTGACCAAGGTTTCGAACGATATGAATCAGTTGGTGAATAAGTTTAACGTTCTTTACGACCGCCAAGGAATGGGGAGAAGGATGCGAGGTCTATTCTTTTAAGCTCCGTGTTTCCTTATGAAGGTAAATATGTCGATAATTGAACTCATGAGTGACTACTGGATATTTCTACGTTCTTTATTGAATACAACTTCCCATCGGTTCGATACCCAAACTATCTAAATTCAACAAGAATCAACCTACCAATCAAGTAATGCTTATGAGCCTTTGGAAAGAACTTCCTTATAGGGGCGGCAGAACGATTCACTTGCCTCCTTTTCCGCTGCTCGTACCTGCCTTGTCGTCTTCCTCTTCCTCCTCTTCTTCAGACTCATCGTCATCATCTTCATCCGAGTCAGAGCCCTCCTCGtagtcgtcatcatcatcggaATCGGTTTCATTGTAACGGTCAGCAGCTGCTCGGTACGCGGTGTATTCGGCATCGTACACGtagtcatcatcatcgtcatccatGTCGTCTTGACGTTTACGGCCATACTTATGGCTACGAACTGAGAATAAAAATTACTATTCGTTAGTTTACTTGTTTGGCAATGACAATAATTGTCTTGTGGTTATTTTACGATTTCGGTCATTTGCACTAATTTAAAACATTGGCGGAGATAGGTAGCGtggggcaccacacgatgcaatAACACCATTGTgacccactaaataaaaaaactggCACCGCTAGTGATTTAAATTGTAGCATACATCTATTCAAAATTTAATCGAGCAATCGCGCGTCAGTCTACTCCTAAAACAAATCAGATTATTTCTAGGTAGTCGAGCATTTTTTCTCCCTTAACTGGTCCTGGAATCGCACTGACCGGCAAAGAATTTGTACTTATCAAGCATGTATGAGACCTCTACGCTTGATTCGCATCGCGATATGATTGATTTTTGCTTTTGCTTCCCGTATTACGTTAACAAAAAAGCTTTCGTCTTTTAAAACTAGTACCATCTTACCAGACATGCTCAGATCCTTAGTCTGGCTCGTATCGTAGTTGCACTTTGGACACGGAATCGGCTTGTTCTTGTCGTACTTGAAGCCTTTTCGACGAATATGATCCTCGCAGTAACACGTCTTACAACGCAGGCACGAGTATTGTCCCAGTCGGTTGCACGACTGACACTTGTACGATTCCGACTCCAACACCTGACAGGAGGCCTGGTGCTCGAACTGATCGTCCTCACAAAGGAAGTTATCGCAGAAGCAACACTTATACATTCGGCCACCGTGGTCCCAGACGCCACGTTCGCATTCGATGCATACGGCATCCATCAGTGGACAGGTGCAGGCATGCGCCTGAAGACACTTCCGTCCGTGGCAGATCCAGGCCTCACAATGATCGCAGATGGCACCCACCATCTGCAGCCCGGTGGTGTACACACCCGGGTGCTTCACGACACAGTCTCCGGTTTTTAGCATGCATTTCTGCTTTCCGCAATGGGCGCATATGGGCAAGCGTTGAACGCTTTGACAGAAATAGCAAAATGCACGAGACTTCTGCTTCCTGGTCAATTGAAATTAGATTGAATTATCgtaaaataagaaactttctgAAGGAACGCATACCTGCCACACTTCTCGCAATCCATTGGCAGATTGCAAGGTTGCTCCGGCAGCTGAGATTCGCGATTGCGAATCTCTTTCTGGCGAAGTTTCTGCTTTTCGGCCTTCTTACGCTGACCAGTTTTTTTCTTCGGCATTTTTAATGCGGTAAAACTAAACTCGACAATAAGAATTCACAATTTTAAGGGAAAATACTTTTAGAAGCACTTATCTGATCATTATTATTCAACACGATGTTCAATGGAAACCAAGTTGTTGGGGTTGTTGTTATTGGCGTATCACGGAGAAACGTCAAGAATCGAGAAAACCCGTGCGTGGCAGAAGGTACTAAAATCGTGCAGTGAGTTCAATGCTACTCTATAACTTCCATTATAAATCTATAATAAATAACTTCAGATGAAAGAAGTTGATTAATGGAGACGCGTGATGTTCAACAATACTTCAATCCTTCAATTAACACTAAGTACCGTGCACGTACTCAACTTTGCGCAGCTCCTAACTTTGCGCATTTTGCGGCTATTTTTGTAATAGAATgcgtttaaattgaatttcgaaatataattataacttgTCAGCACAATATACATGTTATCATAACAGTGCCTGCATTTTTTCGCTGTTATATGacacatttttcattttattagtCGAAACTTGTACTGAAAACAGTAAAAATGAACAAAATGGCGTGTTCTTAGCACAAATGACAAGTGACGGTCTATccgaaaaactgttttttttgtgtaaatttttACATTCGCTGACAACTGATTACACATGGAcccaataattataatattgttgaaGCCATCTCATTATAATTTGGGttgttatttacatttttcgtcaaaatatattatgcgcaatgttaggaacaatttttcaatatgtacagtgtacctaattttgcgcacaactcgtatttcttcgatattttcaacGTTTATGATATACCTCGTCGGAATAGGGTTTacgcaaaaaagaacttttgttaGCTATGGCTAATGTACATAAATGAGGCTGTACATACACCAACAGACGTGAAAACATACTAAGTATGTCGaatcataagaaaataatgcTGGGCATCCTCATATTCTCAAATATGCTCAAATATGCCTACAAATGGAATGAACATGAATTGTAATAGTAGTATaggctgaaaaaataaaatttggatgaaaaattgtatgataGACGCTTGCTTcgttttagaaattttccaagttaTGTGCTCAAAGTTAGGATTATAATAAGGGGTCTGCTTTGAAGTtcaatttactatttatttcaaatttttgtacTAAATTTAGTTCTCAAACAATAATATGATAATAATATTACAGCATGGAAACTATTTCAGGCAGATAGCTACTTTCTGTACACaccaaatttttttcgccgaaattcagcatatttttgctgaattttgccgagctgaaCGATCAGCAAtcatttcagcaaaaaaaagttactgAAAATTTCAGTGAAGTGAACTGTCATTGCATTTGACAATTATTTGCTGAATCATCAGCAAATCCAAATAGTTCGCTGAAATCTCAGTAGATTCAGCCACTATGGAATTTGACAGCAGCTTTCTGAAataattcagcaaaatatacCCAACTGCTGCTTTAATAAGCTTTTAGCTATCCAATAATTAATAAAgagatgaaaatattttttgaaggtttttttttatttatttacctgatataaatttatttaaacattatttATACATTTCAAAAGAATGCAGTGAATATGAGCTGGATAGGAATGTCCAGGATTGCCCAACGCTGTCTTTGATTTACTGAAAAAGATTTAAATTTATCACGTGACTGTTCTCTAGTATGTGGTACAGATCATTGGTTAATAAGTAATGGTTATGTAATACTTACAGGAATAAGGGTTCGTGTTGGGAGAAAAAAGAATTTCACAACTTATcaccaagggcctcatacgcctgtcactggcgaacaaagctcatgtactctgcatcgaagcttagaaccggtgttagggcgcaatcgttaatgcgaacatttttatattcggttagttactgcaaataaattctttttcgagtccctataatcaagcacgtttctcaagcataccatatcgttatattgctacatgattgagtgtttattttgataaagtatcgaaaacaaaagtgtgcataaaaattgcctcgccataacaaaaaggtggtaaaagaattaacactgttgtttacagtttagaaccaaatcagatgtcgcacatgttggggtagggattcagttgctccgccttctccccctgcttATCACACAGCATAATTAAAAGCATTACTAAAATGGCTACTTTTCCTCTGAAGTTTGACAGTTAAGAGTCGGTCAATCACaccaaatttttttcgccgaaattcagcatatttttgctgaattttgccgagctgaaCGATCAGCAATCATTTCAGCAAAAAGTTACTGAAAATTTCAGTGAAGTGAACTGTCACTGCATATGACAATTATTTGCTGAATCATCAGCAAATCCAAATAGTTCGCTGAAATCTCAGTAGATTCGACCACTATGGAATTTGACAGCAGCTTGCTGAAATATTTCAGCAAAATATACCCAACTGCTGCTTAAATACACaccaaatttttttcgccgaaaatcagcaaaattttgctgaattttgccgagctgaatGATCAGCAATCATttcagcaaaaagaaattacagAAAATTTCAGCAAAGTGATCTGACATTTCATTTGACAATTATTTACGGGATAATCAGCAAATTCGAAAAGTTTGCTGAAAATTCAGTTGGCTTGGCCGCTGCAGGATTTGACAGCATCATGCTGAtaaaattcagcaaaatatttcTAATAGTTGATGTCATCATATTTTTCGATCCAAATTAATAAGAaattaatttttcttttttcttttattttaaaatttaaaatcattattataaatatacACTACACACGCTTCTGTGGGAATGAAATGGTCTAGAGCGCTGGACGTCCTCTTCGAATGGATTGGCTGAAATATATATATAAAGTTTTCCATTCGATATTAATCTTGAAGAAATGTATATATAATATGACTTATTAGACTAAATACTTACCAGTATCATTGAGCGGAATT comes from Armigeres subalbatus isolate Guangzhou_Male chromosome 2, GZ_Asu_2, whole genome shotgun sequence and encodes:
- the LOC134213243 gene encoding zinc finger protein 330 homolog; its protein translation is MPKKKTGQRKKAEKQKLRQKEIRNRESQLPEQPCNLPMDCEKCGRKQKSRAFCYFCQSVQRLPICAHCGKQKCMLKTGDCVVKHPGVYTTGLQMVGAICDHCEAWICHGRKCLQAHACTCPLMDAVCIECERGVWDHGGRMYKCCFCDNFLCEDDQFEHQASCQVLESESYKCQSCNRLGQYSCLRCKTCYCEDHIRRKGFKYDKNKPIPCPKCNYDTSQTKDLSMSVRSHKYGRKRQDDMDDDDDDYVYDAEYTAYRAAADRYNETDSDDDDDYEEGSDSDEDDDDESEEEEEEEDDKAGTSSGKGGK
- the LOC134213242 gene encoding COP9 signalosome complex subunit 6; the encoded protein is MSQPRANEEKMDIDADEQQPVAGGSSSASATTKVASPVASSAGSSTVAAVTGPAQTKQPPLGDSRNVMASSATVPSVTCSLHPLVIMNISDHWTRIRAQNGFKSQVYGALIGKQKGRNIEVMNSFELKFDLVDDEVHILMDYYNTKEEQYKQVFSDLDFLGWYTTGSVPSEKHINIHKQICQINECPIMVLLDPTSRNMNQLPISLYESVIDIVQGDAVMLFVPLTYTLATEEAERIGVDHVARMSTNDSDENSTVAEHLLAQHSAIKMLHSRIKIVLAYIKAVEGGQLEPNQEILRGAYSLSRRLPVIQNPAFKEEFYTQSNDVGLITYLGALTKVSNDMNQLVNKFNVLYDRQGMGRRMRGLFF